The Hippocampus zosterae strain Florida chromosome 11, ASM2543408v3, whole genome shotgun sequence genome includes the window TGAGGGACAAGTTTCGCCGGTGAGCCCTTTGCGTGTTCTTTCCGTCACGGCGAAAGGCGAGCGGGCCCAGTCGAAGCTTCCGCGGTTGGCCGTCGCGCAGACCTGCAAAGGAATTCGGCTTTTTGGGGGGCAATTGTCCAATTTgaaaaaagctgacttgaccTTCTTGAAAGCATACGCGTCTCGATAGCGGACGATCGGTGGAACGATCCGGTTGGACGTTCCACGAAGGGGCGCGGCTTCGGTCGCGGCGATGAATGCGTCCGAAGAAGCCCCATTGGAGTCCATTCAATTCCGAGAAACGATGGACGGAAGCCACGTCATTGCCGGCACGCGTCTCTCGCCAAAGCCGCCGggaggcgcctccccgcacgtGGCCGCCGTGCCATTCCAGGATTTTCCAATTGACGTAACGAGAGCGCGGCCTTTCCCTCCGCAGACTCCAGAACAGCTACACGGCATCTCAGAGGGCCAACCAGGACTTGGAAGAGAAGCTTCACGCTCTGGTAACCGCCTTTGAACCTttcgggagggagggagggagggcgggcgggcgggggcgttgaaagatttgaaaacaaatacagtacgcGTCTCTgcgaatgggagggggggggggggggttgcgtgcTCCCGCTTAGGAGCTCCGGTTAGCCATTATCTGGTTGGAAttgcaaggggaaaaaaaccaaccccCTAATCACGTGTTTCCTGCCGgcgctcccccccgccccttccgtCTTCTTTCCCGCTGCGCTGTCATGGAATctgcatcttcatcatcatcatcgtcgtcgccGTCATCGTCAGGCTGCCGTCAGTCAGACCTGGGTCCACGCAGTAGGGTTTCATCTTCATCCCGCTCCTCCATAAGACTGGCCCTCGTGTTTGtcgccctcctcttcctcgtctcTCCTTCCTCGTCCGACCGGTCCGAAGGGCTTTCTCCCGACGGGCCTCCGCCTAACTCGCCGTCCTTGCCGTTCCCTCAGCTGCGGACGGTGGAGCGAGACAAGAAGACCGTGGACCAGGAGATGGTGAAGCTGACCGACAAGCTCCTGGAGGCCAAGAATACCATCGACCGCCTGGAGGAGCTGAACGTGAGCCTTCCCTGGCGCGCCTCGCGCCCCCCCCATGTATCGCTCGCGTCCGACTCGAGTAAGCCAAGGGGCGGCGAGGTGCTCGTTTCCGCACAAGACATTTTTCAGTTGAGCGGGCGCACGTAGTAAAGCGCCGCCCCCTGCCGGCTGCCGCCCCCTGCCGGCTGCCGCCCCCTGCCGGCTGCCGCCCCCTGCCGGCTGCCGCCCGTTAGCTCGGCGCTAGCGTAGCGACCGTCCGACAAGGTTGGCTTAcgccgtgtgtgcgtgtgtgtctcagGAGCGGTATCGGCTGGACTGCAACCTGGCCGTGCAGCTGCTCAAATGCAACAAGTCGCATTTCAGGAACCACAAGTTTGCTGACGTGAGTACAATGCCGCCGCGCCCCCGCCCCGCCCATTGTTTTGCCGTCTACGGCGgtccctttcctttcctttgctCTCCCACCGGAAGTAGTCGCAAGGAAGGTCGCCGGTGTTTGGCGAAGGCGCCCGCGTGCACTCGGCTTTCGGCCGCTCGTCCTTTCCCAAAGGAAAGACGAGATTTTACCCGCCATCCTCGAGGGCGGCCGTCTTGCAAGCGGCGTAGCGCCGACAACGGCCACTCGAGAGTCTCGCGCCAGACTTTGAAAAGAAGcgtgaaataaaatacacaacggTATTTGGCAGCGTCAACAATTGCCACTCGTAAAACGCAGCCAAGGAATGACGAGCTGGGGAAATGAgagtttttgcccccccccccccccccccccccaaccccccactgaGCCCGCTTTGCCGTCTTGCAGCTGCCGTGCGAACTTCAGGACATGTTGAAGAAGCACATGAAGAGCAGCAGCCTGCCCGAGCCCAGCCCCGCCCCCCGCAGCCGGGACCCGGACACGCTGAGTCTGACGCCGTCCGACGTGGTCCCGACCTCGGTGATCGCTCGGGTCCTGGAGAAACCCGAACCGCTGCTCCTCAACTCGGCGCAGTCCAGCAGCCGCGGCTGGCCGGCCGCCGAGGACGTCTTTGTGCGCGTGGACATGACGGCCGGGGGGCGGGAGGACGAGGCGCCGCCCGCCGGCGCGCGCCGCAGCCCCGGCGGGCCCGAGGCCGGCGAGGAGGCGGGCGCCGCGCCCTCCTTCGACAAGTTGAATCCgtacccgccgccgccgcccgctctGCTGTGCCCCGGCCGAAAGGTCATCGAGTTTTCCTCGGACGACAAAGTGAAGATTCCCAAGAAGGGTCCGCTTCCCAACTGCACGTACGCCACGCGACAGGCCATCTCGCTGGGCCTGCACGGCGAGCAGCGGCCGCCCAGCCCCGCCCCCTGCCGTGACGCCGCCGACACGCCCTCCAGCCAGTCCAGCCCCTTCAGCAGCCCGCCGCAGGTGAGCGCGTGCCAAACGCGTGCCGTTAGCGCCGATACGATACGGACGCGCTGACCGCCCCGTTTGCGCAGGGGCCCAGCGCGGGGGCCAGTTCCGCCAGCTCTTCCGAGGACCTCCTGGCCAACTGGCAGCGGGCGTTTGTCGACGAGGTGACGCCCTCCGCGGTGGGCGGGGCCCCGCCCAGGGCCGAGTACTCGGACGGCGAGGAGGGCTCCACCCCGAGCCGCGCCTCCAGCCCGGACGCCGGGGGCCCCTACGGCGGCGGGGAGCGCCTCCTGATCGACCCGGACCGAGACGGCGGGAGCGGCCGCGCGGCGCTCCATCTGATGACGCTGCCGCGCcgccacgacgacgacgaggaggaggccgCGGAGCCGGGTCACCTCGTCCGGGACTTGCCCGTCATTTCGCCCCGGCTGGTGGACTCGGACCCCGCCTTTGCGGCAGCCGCGCTGCCGCGACCTCGCAGGAGCCCCAAGAGAATGGGGGTGCACCACCTGCacagacaacaacaataacacacGAGACCaatgcccccgcccccaccccccagcaggATACAGCCATCATCTTGTGTATTTGGACGTGCGCGTGCCGTCTTTTTGGAAGAAAAGCAAAATGCCATCGGGAACACGCGAGGGGACTTTGATGTCCGAGGAAGTGGCCTGGTCTTTGCTTGGGCGTCGCCACCATGGCCACGCTGACCAACGCGCGTTCCACATGCGCCCCAAAGCGCGGCGTGTCGGCAAATCGCCGAGGAGCGTTCCTTTGCTTTACGCCTTGTCATGAttgtgtttgtgaccagcaggtggcaccgTAGGGCTGCCCCTGCAgccgcacacctgttggtcgttagctAATGAGTGCTTTAAAGGGACTCCCGGCCCGAGCGCTCGTTGTCGGCTCAGCGTTTGCTCTTTGCTACCGTCGCGGTCGTTTGTTTGCCGTCCCTTTGCCGCTGTCGGCTTTTTGTTTCGGTCACGGTTCCGTTGTAGCTTTAGTCATGATTTTTCTTTGCTATTTTGGACTAGCATTGTTTTTGGAGTTCTTCAAGTCCACTgtgctcctccctgcttttcGGGCTCCACCAGCACCACACGCAACGTGACGCACGTAAGCCACGCCGAGCCCTTCGAATGTCGGCGCCGACTGTTTTCTTCAAGACCGCAGATTGTCGCTCGTGTCCCAACACCTTTTTGTTTTGCGCTTTCTTTTTTGGAGACGTCGCCGATTGTGACCGGTGTAGTCAAAGGTTTTGCTCACTCttcaatttgtgaaataaaaagagGAGAAACTCGCTTTGAGCTTACCTGAGACGCAAGGGACACTCGTCGCCCTTTTGTTCCCTTCCGACGACTCGTCACCGTCGGTGAATCGTTTCCGCGCTCGTCGGGACGACTTTGAGTTGGACGAAATGTCAGCGGCTCGCCTCCTCGTCAACTGCTTCTCGCGGTCTGACCTTTGACGACGCTCAAGTACTTCAAGGCTCCCCCAACACTTTGATTTGTAAACGGATGCATATTTTCAagttacagatgaaagaggagacgaTCAAAGTGGCTCAGAGACGTCGTGCTGAAAAcgtgcaaagttttgaaagcaagcGCGAAGCCGTAGCGTCCGTTGACGAAAAGGGATGAGTTTGTTTCCGCTTGTGTGTTTGCGGCAGGTTGCGCACTCCAAAGCCCCCAGATTCCTTGTGGACGGATCACGTGCAGAACGCCAAGCGCGACGAGAATATTCACCGTTGCCTGGATGACCAAATATTTGGtaagttctccccccccccccccccccgtccccaagTGTTTCCATGGGCTCTGCACAACCTACGTATTATTGTCAATGCCGCGGTTTTGGAAGGCTTGGCTGGAAGTAAACGTgacacaaacgcgcacacgcGGCTTTGCCTGGAGGAACGTGGCGGCGTCCGCTTTTAATGCGAGTGACAATTCAGTGAGGCTTTGCCAGGAAGAAGCGCTCCAGGATGGCGTCCACATCGTCCCGGCCGGCGTAGTCCGTCACCAACATCCGCTCGCCGTCCGCCGCCCCTCGGATCATGGCCGACAACTCTGCGACGGAAGGAAGGGAGCCGTGCCTCGTGGTTCTTATTCTCGCTCGCGAACGGACATTGAGAAAAGTCGAGCGCTCACCGCGTCCGGATGACGGTCGAAAAAGGCACAAGGTCCTCTTCTTCATCAGGTAGGCGTGGCCCAGCTCATAGCCCACGCCCAGCGACGGTTGCGTCACCTCGGCGACGACGGCTGCGGCGGGCAAGCGTGTTGACGTCAAGTCGGCGATCGCGCGACGTCGAAAGACGGCCGCTTCTCACCGTCGGCTTGCCGCAGCCAGTCCAAGTCCCGGTCGTGAATGGCTCCGTCGCCCGACTCCTCTCCTGGAAACGGGAACGGCGCCGAGGTCACGCTTGGTCGGCGACTCGTTTGTTCAGAGACCTTTTGGATTTTCAAAGTCCTCCAATGGAGAATATTTTTCCAGCCTTCCATCTGAGCCGATGGATACGGTATTTATTGTCTTTGTGTTGAATCGAGATGAGGCATTTGCAGACATGTGCTTTCGTTGGGGAagcatttgaattattttttagcGCTACCGTACAGAGAATGAACGGATCCGAATCCCAATCCTCTTTATTGGCCAACTAAGTCATGGAACGCGCTGCATTGgtctcatcataaacaaggacgtgACAAATAACCAGCCAGCGACAACTGGGAGACAACGTGCACAGTCTCAAGCAGCGCTAGAATACGAGACTGGAACAGTCGGACACCAGTCGCAGTATTTGTGGTACAGGAAGTGTGCAATTGTCCTTGAGCGCTGGCTGGCTGTTTGTTGCATCCACTAGCAACCGGGTCCAAGCTGGCTAGCTAACAAACAAAGCCAAAGAAGGAATTGTTTTCACTTGTCCCGATAGGTGACCGAGCCCGTCTTCTGCTTAGCGGCCTTCCGATTGGACTTGGAAGTTCGACGCGATCGTGAGGGCGCGTGGCTAAAACGAGCCGTCGAGCGGTGCTCCGAAAGGACCGAATTTCAAGTGAAACGGTACTGTCGAGGTCGTTCGGGGCTTTTCCTCAATTCCGTCCATCCCGCGTCCAAGATGGCAGCCGCCCGTTCGCGTGAACTCTGACCTGTATGGCTGAGCCGACTGTCGCCCACGTGCTCCGTCAGAACCTTCCCGAACTTTCCGAGCGTCTTGACGATGTGCTCGTACAGGTGCGCGTCGGCCCTGCCGCCGCGAATACTTGCGCAGAAATAAATCTTCATCTTTCATCGACAGGAAGCGCACAGGCGACGCGTCACAGGCACAGCCTTcggccacgggggggggggtctggtgtGTCGTCACATCCGGCGTGACGCTGGAGGTAAGAGCTTTGTCCAAATGTACACGCTGGCTCCTCTTTTCTTTTCGTTAAATACACGAATGTGTGTTTACAGCGCTTACATCTGATCCGACTGGAAGTGCGCTTTCCCGTGTGCGGCTTTTCTCCGGGCGCCCCGTTTTcatcccgcattccaaaaacacgcatggcggGCGGCTAAacggaacactccaaattgtccggaAGTGTGAGCGCGTTCTGTTGGTTCGTTTCCCCTCACACGCCCGCTGCCCTCCGCAGGAGCAGGCGGTTCACATGATGAGCGGATGAATTGAGCAAACGAGGCCATCTTCTGCTGTTCGTCGTAACTGCACGTACGACGCTCGCAAAGGATTGTGGGAATGAATGCCCATCGCCGTGGCGGATTCGTCGATTCAAGTGGAGCCAGCCTCGCTGAGTCGTCTTGTGAGTGTTGTCGAGTAAAGTCGCTGCCTTTTTAATAAGTCCAATGAATGTTTTATGCCTCCCGTTTCCGCGTTGCCGTCTTTTTCCAGAGAAAGAACGCCATTTGCTCACGTAGATGAAGCAACTGCTGTCACTATCGCCTTGGGCAGCTCCTGCGATTTGATTTCTTTGAAGACATCGCCGAGGTCACGCGCGGCAGGTTCATGGACCACTCCCAAGCGTCCCTCAGTCCGAGGGCCAGTGTTTGTCTGTGCCCTGGGGATTGGagggcaaccagttcggggtggcaagatggctgggatgggccccCGCGCCCCCCATGAGGAGAAAGCgctttggataatggatggtaGAATACGCTCTTCTTGTTAGGCACAAGTCTGTTTATGTGTGccgtttgattttattttttgaatgaataagTGCTTTTTGTATTACTATTAGAaggtgtatgggggggggggcagtaattGGGTTGCTATTATCTCAAATGCATTTGGCACACTGAAACAGTTTTTGCTATTTTATATTGCAAAGTACCGACTTTTCCGTTTTCAGTTTTGCTGTACTGTCCCACAGATAATGTGCTTCAAATCCAGTGTGGGTGAATCATGGTCATCATTTTGCGGTGTTGGGAGCAGtcacaagacccccccccccttaccctaacacacgcgcacacaagtGTCGGGGGGCAAAATGATATATTTTGGTCCCAAGGAGAGCACCAA containing:
- the tjap1 gene encoding tight junction-associated protein 1 isoform X2, with product MSSAAPSGKPYRKAPPQHREARRGPAAAPAPTSPPRTPDDGQEVLSDSERIRILRQQNEDLRGRLTLSTRKMEAAEAEFDGSRHYMEAELSRTRDDLEKMRDKFRRLQNSYTASQRANQDLEEKLHALLRTVERDKKTVDQEMVKLTDKLLEAKNTIDRLEELNERYRLDCNLAVQLLKCNKSHFRNHKFADLPCELQDMLKKHMKSSSLPEPSPAPRSRDPDTLSLTPSDVVPTSVIARVLEKPEPLLLNSAQSSSRGWPAAEDVFVRVDMTAGGREDEAPPAGARRSPGGPEAGEEAGAAPSFDKLNPYPPPPPALLCPGRKVIEFSSDDKVKIPKKGPLPNCTYATRQAISLGLHGEQRPPSPAPCRDAADTPSSQSSPFSSPPQGPSAGASSASSSEDLLANWQRAFVDEVTPSAVGGAPPRAEYSDGEEGSTPSRASSPDAGGPYGGGERLLIDPDRDGGSGRAALHLMTLPRRHDDDEEEAAEPGHLVRDLPVISPRLVDSDPAFAAAALPRPRRSPKRMGVHHLHRQQQ
- the tjap1 gene encoding tight junction-associated protein 1 isoform X1 gives rise to the protein MPRGRRWRQLKLRAAQLCPSDFPHSARRPPGGSLSSRRGRSTRPHARRRKDARSRLGIAPEPAAPENAASAQLSAPRRRAAGRLIRRRGGRTDGERPKMSSAAPSGKPYRKAPPQHREARRGPAAAPAPTSPPRTPDDGQEVLSDSERIRILRQQNEDLRGRLTLSTRKMEAAEAEFDGSRHYMEAELSRTRDDLEKMRDKFRRLQNSYTASQRANQDLEEKLHALLRTVERDKKTVDQEMVKLTDKLLEAKNTIDRLEELNERYRLDCNLAVQLLKCNKSHFRNHKFADLPCELQDMLKKHMKSSSLPEPSPAPRSRDPDTLSLTPSDVVPTSVIARVLEKPEPLLLNSAQSSSRGWPAAEDVFVRVDMTAGGREDEAPPAGARRSPGGPEAGEEAGAAPSFDKLNPYPPPPPALLCPGRKVIEFSSDDKVKIPKKGPLPNCTYATRQAISLGLHGEQRPPSPAPCRDAADTPSSQSSPFSSPPQGPSAGASSASSSEDLLANWQRAFVDEVTPSAVGGAPPRAEYSDGEEGSTPSRASSPDAGGPYGGGERLLIDPDRDGGSGRAALHLMTLPRRHDDDEEEAAEPGHLVRDLPVISPRLVDSDPAFAAAALPRPRRSPKRMGVHHLHRQQQ
- the dnph1 gene encoding 2'-deoxynucleoside 5'-phosphate N-hydrolase 1; translation: MKIYFCASIRGGRADAHLYEHIVKTLGKFGKVLTEHVGDSRLSHTGEESGDGAIHDRDLDWLRQADAVVAEVTQPSLGVGYELGHAYLMKKRTLCLFRPSSGRELSAMIRGAADGERMLVTDYAGRDDVDAILERFFLAKPH